In Clostridium sp. JN-1, one genomic interval encodes:
- a CDS encoding thioesterase family protein yields the protein MEFNLKEGMTSAKEMKVTENDLASKMGSGVLDVFATPAMIALMEETSRSCVDLHLPCGYTTVGIELNVKHLKSTPIGMKVRCEAILTKVDNKELTFKVEVWDEKDKVGEGKHSRYIVNSDRFMEKTNNKKNL from the coding sequence ATGGAATTTAATTTAAAAGAAGGAATGACATCTGCTAAAGAGATGAAAGTTACAGAAAATGATCTTGCTAGCAAAATGGGCTCAGGTGTTTTAGATGTATTTGCGACACCGGCTATGATAGCTCTTATGGAGGAAACTTCGAGAAGTTGTGTTGATCTACATCTTCCATGTGGTTACACTACAGTTGGTATAGAACTTAATGTAAAACATTTAAAGTCTACCCCAATTGGAATGAAAGTAAGATGTGAAGCTATTTTAACTAAAGTAGATAATAAGGAATTGACCTTTAAAGTTGAAGTTTGGGATGAAAAAGATAAGGTAGGAGAAGGAAAACATTCAAGATACATAGTTAATAGCGACAGGTTTATGGAAAAAACTAATAATAAAAAGAATTTATAA
- the ftsH gene encoding ATP-dependent zinc metalloprotease FtsH, whose protein sequence is MKKISSATAWVIVFVLVILAATMLVRTNENATTINFDQFQKDWLGNNVKSFQVKEDKMTVVGTLKDGTQYETVVPSERLFQFIGEHPKNGDVKEVYDKPATIPMWVQYLPTVLLILILVAFWFMFMQQSQGGGGNRSVMNFGKSRAKMAAPENKKKVTFADVAGADEEKAELAEIVDFLKQPKKYIEMGARIPKGVLLVGPPGTGKTLLAKAIAGEAGVPFFSISGSDFVEMFVGVGASRVRDLFDQAKKNSPCIVFIDEIDAVGRQRGAGLGGGHDEREQTLNQLLVEMDGFGANEGIIMIAATNRPDILDPALLRPGRFDRQILVGAPDVRGREEILKVHSKNKPLAEEVKLDVLAKRTPGFTGADLENLMNESALLAVRKEKQKIGMDELEEAVTRVIAGPEKKSRVIDEEDRRITAYHEAGHAVVMRLLPTADPVHQISIIPRGMAGGYTMHLPEKDSSYMSKTKLEDEIVGLLGGRVAEKVIIGDISTGAKNDIERATTIAKKMVMDYGMSDLGPIAFGSGHDEVFLGRDLGKGRNFSEEVAFEIDREIKKLIDDGYKKAEKLLTENVSKLHAVAKALLEKEKLEANEFEEVFVNADANA, encoded by the coding sequence ATGAAAAAAATTTCAAGCGCAACGGCCTGGGTTATAGTATTTGTATTAGTAATTCTTGCAGCTACGATGCTTGTAAGAACTAATGAAAATGCAACAACCATAAATTTCGATCAATTTCAAAAAGATTGGTTAGGAAATAATGTAAAAAGTTTTCAGGTGAAAGAAGATAAAATGACTGTAGTAGGTACATTAAAAGATGGTACACAATACGAGACAGTAGTTCCTTCAGAAAGATTGTTCCAATTTATAGGGGAACATCCTAAGAATGGAGATGTTAAGGAAGTATATGATAAGCCTGCAACTATACCTATGTGGGTGCAGTACTTACCAACGGTGCTTTTAATACTTATACTTGTAGCCTTTTGGTTTATGTTCATGCAGCAATCACAAGGCGGTGGTGGAAACAGGAGTGTAATGAATTTCGGAAAGAGTCGGGCTAAGATGGCAGCACCAGAGAACAAGAAAAAGGTGACATTTGCTGATGTTGCTGGAGCCGACGAAGAAAAAGCTGAACTCGCAGAAATAGTTGATTTCTTGAAACAGCCAAAGAAGTATATTGAAATGGGTGCTAGAATTCCTAAAGGAGTTTTACTTGTTGGCCCACCAGGAACAGGTAAAACTTTGTTAGCAAAGGCTATAGCAGGTGAGGCTGGTGTACCATTCTTCAGTATATCAGGTTCAGATTTTGTTGAAATGTTTGTAGGTGTAGGTGCATCCAGGGTAAGAGATTTATTTGATCAAGCAAAGAAAAATTCACCATGTATAGTATTTATAGATGAAATAGATGCAGTTGGAAGACAAAGAGGTGCTGGACTTGGCGGCGGACATGATGAAAGAGAGCAAACGTTAAATCAACTCTTAGTAGAGATGGATGGATTTGGTGCAAATGAAGGTATTATAATGATAGCTGCAACAAATAGACCAGATATATTGGATCCAGCATTATTAAGACCTGGAAGATTCGATAGGCAGATACTAGTAGGAGCTCCAGATGTTAGAGGTAGAGAAGAGATTTTAAAAGTACATTCAAAAAACAAGCCGCTGGCTGAAGAAGTAAAATTAGATGTATTAGCTAAGAGAACACCAGGGTTTACAGGAGCTGACCTCGAGAATTTAATGAATGAATCAGCACTGCTAGCTGTTAGAAAAGAGAAACAGAAAATAGGTATGGATGAACTTGAAGAAGCTGTAACTAGGGTTATAGCAGGACCAGAAAAGAAGAGTAGGGTTATAGATGAAGAGGATAGAAGGATTACAGCATATCATGAAGCAGGGCATGCTGTAGTTATGAGGCTTCTTCCTACTGCAGATCCTGTTCATCAGATAAGTATAATTCCAAGAGGAATGGCAGGAGGATATACTATGCATCTTCCTGAAAAAGATAGTTCATATATGTCAAAGACTAAATTAGAAGATGAAATAGTAGGACTGCTTGGAGGAAGAGTTGCAGAAAAAGTTATTATAGGAGATATAAGTACGGGAGCAAAGAACGATATTGAAAGAGCAACTACTATAGCTAAAAAAATGGTTATGGATTATGGTATGAGTGATCTTGGACCTATAGCCTTTGGATCTGGACATGATGAAGTATTTTTAGGTAGAGATTTAGGAAAAGGAAGAAATTTCAGTGAGGAAGTTGCATTTGAAATAGATAGAGAAATAAAGAAACTTATAGACGATGGATATAAGAAAGCAGAAAAACTTCTTACTGAAAATGTATCTAAGCTTCATGCTGTTGCAAAAGCTCTTCTTGAAAAGGAAAAGCTTGAAGCTAATGAATTTGAAGAAGTATTTGTTAATGCTGATGCCAATGCATAA
- the hpt gene encoding hypoxanthine phosphoribosyltransferase: MYQMKDDIKEVLFTEKQLREKERELGKKISEDYRGKDLILVGILKGSVPFMADLLKEIDIPCTMDFMAVSSYGSASKTSGVVRILKDLDFEIEGKDVLIVEDIIDSGVTLSYLIDYLKGRKPASIQIACLLNKPDRRKKILDVKYIGFRVPDYFLVGYGLDYSEKYRNLPYIGVLKEEVYK, translated from the coding sequence ATGTATCAAATGAAGGATGATATAAAAGAAGTATTATTTACAGAAAAACAATTAAGAGAAAAAGAAAGAGAATTAGGTAAAAAAATAAGTGAGGATTATAGGGGAAAAGATTTAATTCTCGTTGGAATATTAAAAGGATCTGTTCCATTTATGGCAGATTTGTTAAAAGAAATTGATATTCCATGTACTATGGATTTTATGGCAGTTTCTAGTTATGGCAGCGCTAGTAAAACTTCAGGAGTAGTTAGAATTTTGAAGGATTTAGATTTTGAAATAGAAGGAAAGGATGTTTTGATTGTAGAAGATATAATAGATTCAGGAGTTACTTTATCATATTTAATTGATTACCTAAAAGGTAGAAAACCAGCAAGCATACAAATAGCTTGCCTTTTGAACAAACCTGATAGGAGAAAAAAAATACTTGATGTAAAGTATATTGGATTTAGAGTACCAGATTATTTCTTAGTTGGATATGGGCTGGATTACTCAGAAAAGTATAGGAACTTACCTTATATAGGAGTGCTAAAAGAGGAAGTTTACAAATAA
- the tilS gene encoding tRNA lysidine(34) synthetase TilS has product MIDKVFDNIVKYSMFDKGDKVIAAVSGGPDSICLLHCLYKLREKLGITIYAAHLNHCLRGREADMDEEYVKGFCNKLNIEFRSRKVDVNKLSKDKNISCESAGRKARYDFFYELKKELNAQKIAIAHNANDQAETILMRIMRGTGLDGLVGIRPVRDKIFVRPLINITRSQIENYCILNDLNPRIDKTNLETIYSRNKIRLELIPYIQKNFNEDIIKTLNRLSDTIKVDNDYLDLTSKEKFKKYCDINEEKVIISKGAFVEHKAIVTRIIRLAIYNLCGNLYNLDKSHIYQILSIQSTSTGKTLNLPGNIKIINNYGDIYIYKVRNDTDKKVNREYKLSMGVNELKEENLIVELNLVKNEDIENLNSSELIKYFNYDKIRGEIVLRHKKNGDRFIPLGMNGSKKLKDFFIDEKVIKDQREKIPIICFNNEISWIVGYRISEVFKVTENTKNILQIKIKGREQKNVSNEG; this is encoded by the coding sequence TAATATAGTTAAGTACTCAATGTTTGATAAAGGGGATAAGGTAATAGCTGCTGTTTCTGGCGGACCAGATTCTATATGTCTTTTACATTGTTTGTATAAATTAAGAGAAAAGTTAGGTATAACTATCTATGCAGCACATTTGAATCACTGTCTGCGTGGAAGAGAAGCTGACATGGATGAGGAATATGTAAAAGGATTTTGTAATAAATTAAATATAGAATTTAGATCCAGAAAAGTTGATGTAAATAAGTTATCTAAAGATAAAAATATATCATGTGAAAGTGCAGGAAGGAAGGCTAGATATGACTTTTTCTATGAATTAAAAAAAGAGCTAAATGCTCAGAAGATAGCAATTGCACATAATGCAAATGATCAAGCTGAAACTATACTTATGAGAATAATGAGAGGAACAGGTCTTGATGGATTAGTTGGAATAAGGCCTGTTAGAGATAAGATATTTGTAAGACCACTTATAAATATAACTAGAAGCCAAATAGAGAACTATTGTATTTTGAATGATTTAAATCCTAGAATAGACAAGACAAATTTAGAAACCATTTATTCTAGAAATAAGATAAGGTTAGAATTAATACCATATATACAAAAGAATTTTAATGAGGATATAATAAAAACCTTAAATAGATTATCTGATACCATAAAGGTAGATAACGATTATTTAGATCTTACTTCTAAAGAAAAATTTAAAAAATATTGTGATATAAATGAAGAAAAGGTTATAATATCTAAAGGGGCATTTGTTGAACACAAGGCTATTGTAACTAGGATCATACGCCTTGCAATTTATAATTTGTGTGGTAATTTATATAACCTTGATAAATCACATATCTATCAGATACTAAGTATTCAAAGTACTTCTACGGGAAAAACTTTAAATTTACCAGGCAATATAAAAATTATAAACAACTATGGTGATATTTACATATATAAAGTAAGAAATGATACTGATAAAAAGGTCAATAGAGAATATAAACTTAGCATGGGAGTTAATGAGTTAAAAGAAGAAAATCTAATTGTAGAATTAAACTTAGTAAAAAATGAAGATATTGAAAATCTAAATAGCAGCGAACTAATTAAATACTTTAATTATGATAAAATAAGAGGTGAAATTGTATTAAGACATAAAAAAAATGGAGATAGATTTATTCCTCTAGGTATGAATGGAAGTAAAAAATTAAAGGATTTTTTCATTGATGAAAAGGTAATAAAAGATCAAAGAGAAAAAATTCCTATAATATGCTTTAACAATGAGATTTCATGGATTGTTGGTTATAGAATAAGCGAGGTATTTAAAGTAACTGAAAATACAAAAAATATTTTACAAATAAAGATTAAAGGGAGAGAACAAAAGAATGTATCAAATGAAGGATGA